The Paraburkholderia hospita DNA segment CCGCGTCCCACGCGTGACCGCCAAACGTCGAGATCGAGCCCGCACCGTTAGCGCCTTCATACGCGCGCTTGTACGCGAGCGAAGCCTTCTTCACAGGATTGGAATCGGGCAGTTGATCGGCGACGAGCAGCGGACCAGCGGGCAGATACGTGCCTTCGCAATCCTTGCCGCACACACGCAGGAAGTCGTTATTCGCGACGCCGTGCGTCTGATAGTACTTGCCCTTGAAGCCACGCTCGCGCAGCGTCTTTTCCGGCAACGCGGCCGGCGTGCCCGCGCCGGCGATCAGCACGGCATCCGGGTTCTGCGACATCATCTTGAGCACCTGGCCCGTCACGGACGCATCGTTGCGTGCGAAACGTTCATTCGCGACGACCTTGATCTTCTTCAGATCAGCGGCCTTGGTGAACTCCTTGAACCAGCTCTCGCCGTACGCATCCGAGAAGCCGATGAACGCCACCGTCTTCACGCCGTGGTTCGACATGTGTTGCGCAATCGCCGTCGCCATCAGAATGTCGTTCTGCGGCGTCTTGAAGACCCACGAGCGCTTCGCGTCCATCGGCTCGACGATCGACGCCGCCGCA contains these protein-coding regions:
- a CDS encoding ABC transporter substrate-binding protein; the protein is MKSALRWISAALVATGVCATYSGAAFADVKIGMTVSATGPAASLGIPEKNTSALLPKEIAGQKIDYIVLDDATDSTQAVKNARKLTSEDHVDALIGSTVVPNSLAMIDIANETQTPMISMAAAASIVEPMDAKRSWVFKTPQNDILMATAIAQHMSNHGVKTVAFIGFSDAYGESWFKEFTKAADLKKIKVVANERFARNDASVTGQVLKMMSQNPDAVLIAGAGTPAALPEKTLRERGFKGKYYQTHGVANNDFLRVCGKDCEGTYLPAGPLLVADQLPDSNPVKKASLAYKRAYEGANGAGSISTFGGHAWDAGLLLQHAIPIALKKGQPGTPQFREALRVALEDTKDLPGSHGIFNMSANDHAGLDQRARVMVQIVDGKWKLASD